The following is a genomic window from Theobroma cacao cultivar B97-61/B2 chromosome 10, Criollo_cocoa_genome_V2, whole genome shotgun sequence.
TCtcgataaaaaaaaaatgaatctcATGATTTAATCTCGAACAGCAAAACAAGGTGGAAACCTATATACATTAATCAAGTACTGAATATGGTACGATGTCATGAAAAGATGAATGAAACTATTGACGCTAcaaaataattcattaatttcgatgaaataaatttagtcaaaatatttcagtgggttttttttcagtttttcgaaacaaaattttcaacgaaatttttgtttttttcagaaattttatttaattttagtctGAAGAATAGAAAATCATGTGGCAAGCtgaatcatttcttttttgggtgCAAATTAAACAAGCAAAACCTCCCTAAAAGATTAAACAATCTATCTGACAATGATCCTCCCTAAACCCTATATGCACCCAAAACTAAACCGGGCTCAAGTTAAACCACGAGCCCAAAACAAGTACAATTTTAATTAGAGGATAAgaataatcaaaaaaataatcggttttaaaattttttatttaataaatatatattttttatttaaaaatataagtttGTGACATTAGTTTGAaggaaaattacaaaaatcttAATTTCAAGCCTTGCTTatccattaaaaataatgtacAATATATGAATGGAATAAATTAGGTAAGGGTCATCAAATATGTTCTTTCTATATAGCTTAGTTTTATCACTATGTAGTCTATGAGTCACAACTTTAATTGGTCAATTATACAATGTAattgtgtttttcttttcttttttttttttcaaataatccAAGAAAAGTTTTGGATTTTATTATATCTcaagtacaaaaaaaaaattgttaattattGATAGTTGGTATCAAAAGTTAGAAATTCAAATCTAttcaaaaaaaacaaattggaAATTAAGGGATCAATTGAAGATGCATGAATTTGACTAGTATTATGAGATTCGTATTGAGATTCTCCTCTTCAATAGCCGCAATAAAGGCAACCTACGAAAGACGACCACGCTACCAAGGTGAAATAAGTAGGAAGATACCAAGAACCACAGTCCGGACTCCAGATAAACAGTTGCAGGGGAGAGAAAAATACAAGCCAAAGAAAGGGTCATGGCAGAGACAGCCTGTAGCTCcaaaatcaaaacatcaaGGTGGTCTCTCAATGGAATGACTGCCCTGGTCACTGGTGGCACTCGAGGAATTGGGTTGGCttatttacttttctttctttttctgtcaCTTTTCGTATGATCTTATTCAGTTCCATGTTTTGAAGATCTTTTTGTGGACAAGTTTTGATTTTGGATCAGACCCAATGTTCAAATTTGcatttttcttattggttttaatgttttttcGTTGTTGTTCATTCTAGGCATGCAATAGTGGAGGAACTGGCAGGGCTTGGGGCTGCTGTTTACACATGTTCAAGAAATGAAGCTGAACTGAATAAGTGTTTGAAGGAATGGGAAGGTAAAGGATTTCTGGTTAGTGGGTCAGTTTGTGATGCTTCCAGCAAAGACCAGAGACAGAAGCTGGTGGAGAATGTTGCTTCTCTTTTCAATGGAAGGCTTAACATTCTTGTAAGTGTCTTTGCCAATGTGTGCCTTGTCTTAATAACATTTATATTAATCTCCTTTTTTTTGGGGGTTTTTATGAATGATGTTAATGATTTTcctgattttgttttttgacgTTAGAGTTTACTTGAGTCAAATTTCTGTCTTTACTCTTTTACTGTATGCTTCTGCTTGATTGTTCATGTTCCTGTGCCCGACTTTGGACTTGGGAGAGCTTGGTGAGCCTGTGCTtgtattgtattgattatagGAGCACATTTTGCTGTATTCAACTGTAGGTGATAAGCTAATAAAAATGGCTAGTTCTGAGGTTATTTTTATCAATCTCTCTCCCCAGTTCCCAAACATCTCTTTAAttatgttttggtatttttttcttttcttactatGTTACAGACTTGAAATTGTGTTGTATTAGTGAAATCCTATTGGAGTCACAGCTTTTGCTGGCCAAATAGGTAGACCAATGGAAAATGGTCTAATCACTAATGCTACTACTATTTCTCTCATGTACGATGTATTGGCTGTCATTGCTTTTGATGATAATGCATGTTATGAGTGGACAACATTGCATAGCCTTCAAATAATGGGAATCAGCATTCTAAACAATTAAGTACACAGAACATTTGAAATTCTTTACAGAGAAAATTACGGATTTTTAGAACCACTCATGTAAAAAGTTTCTATGAATCGGCATGTTCTAACATGTAGAATACCATTAAGATTGCGAGGCCATGAAATCAACAAGCAAAGTGAACTTTTTTGATATAGACAGGTTGCATAAAGTGATAATAACAATGTATGGTTTCAAGTCATCTAGTTAGGGTTTAAATTTTCTACTGAAGAGATTTGATAGAAGTTTCAGAAAGATTTTCGTTGCAGTTAAAAtaattgttgaaaattatAAGGAGTAATCAGAAGTTACTCGATGAAAGGTTGACTCTGTACACCATATTTTGTTTTGAGATTTCTGAAGTGTGTGTTTGTGTATAATTGCATCAATTGCCTCTCTTCGTccccctttctctctctctctctctctctctgtgtcCCCCCACCCCCTTCTTATGATCACAATATATCTTTTTCCTTATTACCCATCACTAAGTGCTCTTACATCCCATTGTCTACAATAACAAGTATGCTTCTTAGCAATATTACATCCCTCTATTGGATATCATTGGTTTTGAAGAATGTTCTGGCATAATGTGCATGAGCTTCTGGATTTAGGTCAACAATGTGGGGACAAATATCAGGAAGCCAACAATTGAGTACTCTGCTGAAGAATATTCAAAGCTCATTACAACTAACTTTGAATCTTCGTACCATCTGTGCCAACTTGCCCATCCTCTTCTAAAGGCATCTCAGGTAGGAAGCATTGTGTTCATTTCCTCTGTTGCAGGTGTAATGCATATAGGTAGTGGATCCATTTATGGACCAACCAAAGGTAAGTTACCTTCTTATATGGTGTGTGACACCCCTTTCACCCtctccttctctttctcttccctCTGTGGCGACCTCAACTTCCTAATCTTAGTAGGTAAGATCAATTCATAAGCGCCCTTTGTCTTGTATTTGTTGTTGTCAGCTGCTATTAATCAACTCACCAAAAATCTGGCTTGTGAGTGGGCGAAGGATAATATTCGGACCAACTGTGTTGCACCATGGTATATCAGAACCTCACTTGTAGAACATGTAAGATTTCTCATTTCTTGTTACTGTTTTAGACACATCGCCCCCCCCCNCTCAGGGCAACGTtgcaaatttttcttttatgaatGTCATCAACGCCTTATGGTTGTTATATCCAGGGTGTTTCCATCCGGGTTGACTTCAGAGAAGTACAATTCTTCATCACTTTAGAGGATTCCTAATTTATAtgtttgaaatgaaaattgatACTCTGCTTAAACCAGGCCCCTTTCCTTTTATCTCATGGAATATTTGCTGTCTAGGATGCTTTATTAATAGCATATCATCAATTATTATAGTGAAATGACCATAGTAACTGCGCATTAATGGTGGGGTCTTCAACGCATGTGCACTAATCTCTTCTCTTGCCAAGGGAATAGCTTTTGTCACAGAAGCTTACCTTTCTAAATTCTGATACTTATTTAGTCGTACTATCAGCTGCCCTGGAGGTGGGGTTTCAGGTCTTTTATGATTGACAATAATTTGACTTGAGCCCAACAAACTAATAGTGTCGAGCAAATAGTAATGAGGCTCAAATGCTCAATCACATGgctcttttttctcttgttgctgaGGACTTAAATCCTTTATACCCCACTCTGGGTGCTCTGCTTACATAATTCAGCATCCGTCCCGCTTGTCTTTTCCTGATGATTTCATCTAATAAGTGCTAGTTTCTCCATAAGATTTGATTTTCATCCCGTCATTCCTCTATGCAATGTGACTTCACCAATGCAATGTTGCAAAGCATTCTGTGGCTGTTCCTCTTAAATTAGTGTCCATTAGTCACCTGGTATGTGGTGATGAATTGTTAATTTTGTCTATTTACTGCTGTTAGGCCCCATTCTAGTGTTACCAAGGTATGCCTTTTCTTATCAAATTCTTCATGTAAAGAAACATCAAGTTTGGCGAAATCAATGGGAAAATTTGCTTCCTAATTCTGCAAAAAGAACATAGAATTTTGCAGTTGAGTCATAGCTTGATTGTCTGCCATAGGCTTGATATTAGAATACCAGCCAGATCAGATACTTCTCTAAAGCATGAACTGTGATGATATCTGACAGACTCACAGATTCTTTTATAATTCTGTCTTTGTCTTGCAGTTgcttgaaaaaaaagaattattggAAAAAATCATCACTCGAACCCCTCTTCAACGTGTTGGAGAACCAGAAGAAGTCTCATCCATAGTAGCATTCCTTTGCCTTCCTGCTTCTTCTTACATCACTGGACAGGTTATTTCTGTCGATGGAGGATTAACAGTCAACGCTCTTAATCCCGGCATGAGACTAGATTGAAACAAAAACACTCCACCTTTCTCATCCTGATCTTCAGCAATAACACATGATCAGTCTCTTTGCTCTTATAAGCTCCTATGATCTTGTTGCATAGGTGACTATCACCTTCTCATTGTTCATTTCAATGGTGTGTTAACAATTTGTCATTGATAACTTTTATTTACTTCCAGCTTTTACTGCAACAAAAATGGCAAATTTCCTACTTCAaagttttcaactttctacTTCAGCACATCATGTTCTCGCATTCGACCACTTGGTTATGAACAATCTTTGCATATTTTGGCTTTCGTTTTCAAAACCCAAATCGGAAATTTAAACAATATCAAAATCATTTCCCTCGAGATTGAAATCCTTCGTACTCTTAagataaaaaatcaaataaaatatcaaaaattttaaaacgtAGGTTTCACCTTATATGGTTGATAAAAAATgagtaaaatatatataaaaaaaaaagggtttagGCAATCTTCCCAAAATGTTGTCTCAAATGTCTAGAAATTTTGGGCCATTAATGTGAGTGATAACATATACAAATATCTTCTTATTATTGTATAACCATAAAACTGGTGACAGCCTAACAGGAATGCCGTGAAGCTAAACTTTAAACAAACGCATCAGCAGCACAGCAGCTGTTTCACCAGCATTAATGTTCTGCAGTCGCAAAATCCCGGAAAACctcaaagagaagaaataaaaatctcTGACTGTCCTGTCTTTGCTTTGATCGAAACCCAAAGCTTTCCCAAGGGACAACACCTTTCAGCTCACGCCTTCATGTCTACACGCTTACGATCAGCCACCTAAGCCTCAACGCATTCCTAAAATAATAGCTTGTATTTCTATGgtgaattaaattaatcagataattaaacaaaaaataataatttttttataaatataataatatttcgAGTCCTATTCGAATCTTAAACTAGACTCAAGAACTTAAAAGATCACCCGACCCATATAGacgtaatattttaataaaaaaataaatttttattttttattaaatttaattgagatattatatttttatttgaatttaaataaatttttataattaatagatgattaattattattaataaaatagtcACATGtatttttcatgtttcatGTTTGTGTCATATAATTAGTTAATGATTAgtggatttatttgataaaaataaaaatatataaattaaatttaaatataaaataaaaaagtatttaaattttattaaataaattaatgctttttttaacttaaccataggtgagaaaaaaaaggtcaAATTAACTGTGGTTAAGCTTAGAGCCTAGAAAAGAGGGGTTGAGGGTAGGTCCAGTAGGCTACGGAAAAATGTAATGCTTTCTCAGTCACGTGGCACTGATCTTTTGAGGCGTCACCTCATGCTTGCCAGCAGAAACCTTCTACGTGGCAATTTTTAACTGGTTGGAATCCTGCTTGTTGATCCCcaccttttttttgtttctttaattGTGGTCTACGGCTCCAGGGTCTAGCTCCACGTTTGTCGtagcatttaaaaatagtaaaaCGATTATTCAACTACACCCCTACACGTGTATTATGGGGGGTTTTCCGTATGATTATGTAAGAAAGCAGGTCCTTTTCTGcaatattctttatttttcttgcatggaattacattttttattccaatcatgtttgtttgtttgtttgttctaaaatctaattttaactctaaaatttaaactaccATTTTTTCAACTATGAATacaacaattttgaaatacaTGATTTCTAATCTTATACAATTTTTAATTAGATTAATgtttatttatcaaaattttgatattattatCATCTGTATGTCACGTcaagtgttttaaaaaaattaacaaatattttaatttcatatcaaataaataaagaaattatgaaaaacttATAAGTATAGGTGTTATATATCACATTAagtttaatcttttaaaaaaagagtaatTATCTTGCTatcaaaataacattaaaacgGATCGAATCTAAATTTGCTCATGCTAAATACTTTTAGACAAAGATAGACATGAGAGAATGTAATGATCTCGTGAtacttatatttgataaaaaaataaaatgaaattcgTGAAAAAATGACATCATAACTTTTGAAACTAATGATTCATgcaataattaataaatttagtGACTAAATTAAGTATAATAACATATTTTAGTAAAATATAGGGGCTGATTGTGAGTTTTGGGAAAAGCCTAGGGGAAGGAGTGGAAAATTAGGTAGGTGATGAAATTGCAAACAAGGACGGcagattataaaatttttccaaGGCCAAGGGAATCCCCGAAACGTGTGTTATAGCTCGAGCAACGAGGGGAGGGGTTGGCGCACCTTAGGATCCACATCAGCATAGGACACGTGTCGAATTCTAGGGTTAGCGGAGGCTCAGATATTCTGCAAGGTTTCCACACgtgtcaaaaattttctctgtTACGTAGACGCTTTCATTGCACAACTGGGGCAAAACTCGCagaatttaataaaagacagACAGCTCTATTTTAGATTAATTATTCCCCTAATCGCAACCCCAGGAGCGTAACCTCACGCTCCTTCCATAgctaatatattttgatttaaaccCCAAATCACaacaatgaaaaatgaattaatggTACTAGTACActtgagaaatttttttatcatacataagaattgaaaaatcgaaaaattaaatggaatataattttttttccatttgcaTAATGACCTTTCATTCTAAAATAGCATATCtggttattttttaataaaataatttgagaaatcaaatatataatgACAAAAGAGATACGtttcttattttctcttctcatccaacataaaaatataatttgagATATGTCTTTACATTATAAGTAAGTGTCTTATTTCACTTAAAagacatattttttaaattaaaaatataaatttgtaataaataatatcaaaatttatctaatttgcATTAATGTAAGACTtcagtaaaaatattttaaaattacagTAAATTTAGATCAAAACGAGTTCTTACCTTGTTAATATTCAaaagtttcaattttaaataatcaataaaagtGAATGTCTGTATGATGATAGATCAAGAAAACAAGtaacaagtaaaaaaaaaaaagatcatcTTTGCAATATTCGGAATGATCACgtaaatcaaattataacataAATCTATAAAGAaatgttataatattttaggtgaaaattaacataaattttaaaggCAATTGCAATAcatgaaacatatatttagTATCATTTTGGGAACTTTAAGATTTGTTGTTTTATTAAAggataatataaaaatataacaagcAAAACTAAATCGTGATTGACATCACTCTCTAAAAAGGCGTGTGGAGAGGCGAATCGAGCACAGAATATCGTATACCACGATTCCGCCACGTGGTGATATCTTCGCGccagtttcttcttttttctaaaaacaatcaaaaaataaaaataaaaaaattgaaaaagcgATTAACAGGAAGCAAGAGCGGCAAAGCGGGGTCGCTCCCTTCTAAGGACCACATGCGTGTCAGAAAAGCAAGGTCGTATCAACTACTCGTGTTGTTCAATCATTGGGCCACGTATTCCATCTGTTAAAAAGCCACTTACACGTGTCGTTTTCTCAACCGAATTTGATCAAAACGGACGGTGCTGATTACCTTCATGTATTCAGTAAATCGACGTCACACCAACTGTACGTGTCGGGTCCCCTTGCCCGGGACGGTGACGGGCACTCTGCCCGCACTTAGGTTGTGGCCCCCATGTGAAATTAGAGCTCTGCCTCTCTGACTACAAAAACTCCCTTCCCAGCCCTGTTAATGGGTCTTTTCCATTCAgtcccaaaagaaaaagctccACCCTTTTGCCCGAAAAGCTTCGTCTTCAGTGAAAATCACTTACGATTTTTTTGAAGAGAAATCGTTATAATAACCAAACAAATGGCTGGAATCTGCTGTGGAGTTGTTGGAGAAAGTGAAGCGGCAACTCCGGTTGAAACAACCTCAAGAGCTTCTCGCCGCCGGAGAATGGAGCTCCGGCCGTTTAAGCTAGTAGCCGATGCCGCCGTTCAATCACCGTTAGAAAACGGGCGGAAACGCCAGAAGATCGAGCTCGATCTCTTACTCCCGTCTTCTCCCCGAGACTGCAATAACGCAGTTCAAAACTCAGATGCTAAAAAGCTAAATGGTGTAAATTGTAATGGAACAGTAAAATTAGAGAGTGAAAATTCGGTAGAAGAAGAGAAGGTGTGGCCGAAGTTCGGGATGACTTCCGTTTGCGGAAGGCGACGAGATATGGAAGACGCCGTTTCGATTCACCCCTCATTTTGTAAACAAAGTTATCAAGTTCAAATTTCGTCGGATATTCACTTCTTCGGTGTCTTCGACGGACATGGCTGCTCTCATGTACTGAAAAATTCCTTCGACTTccaaatatttgaaaaaaatttaaatttataattcagTTATAACTAAATCTGGTTTCTTTTTCCCGGTTTTTAGGTTGCGATGATGTGTAGGGATCGGTTTCATGAGATAGTAAAAGAAGAAATCGAATCGTGGGGAGAGAAGGCGGTGGAGTGGAAGCAGACGATGGAGAGAAGTTTTGAGAGGATGGATAAGGAAGTGCAAGATTGGACGGTGGACGCCAAGGAGAGTTCGAGTTGCCGCTGCGAACTTCAAACTCCACAGTGCGACGCTGTCGGATCCACCGCAGTGGTCGCTATTGTCACGCCGGATAAGATCATCGTCGCTAACTGCGGTGACTCCCGCGCTGTCCTTTGCCGGAACGGCAGCGCTATCCCCCTCTCCTGCGATCACAAGGTAAGagattttactttattttaaattccATGTACTTCCATTGAAATGAAAATAggatcatttaaatatttatttattttatttttcagccGGATCGACCCGATGAATTGCTCCGAATCCAAGAAGCTGGTGGACGAGTAATTTACTGGGACGGGCCCCGTGTTCTTGGTGTTTTAGCCATGTCTAGAGCAATTGGTTAGTCAACCAAATTTCCCttgatttataattaatttttatttctcaaaatttgtctcttcttatttttaattttaattcttaggtgataattatttaaaaccATTCGTCATACCGGACCCTGAGGTGACGATAACGGAGAGAAAATGCGAAGACGAGTGTTTGATACTGGCGAGCGACGGCCTGTGGGATGTGGTGACGAATGATACAGCATGTGGGGTGGCGCGTATGTGCTTACGCGCACAAAAGCCGCCATCACCGCCAGGGTCACCGGGCAGTGACGCCGCGGTGAGAGGTGGCGCAGCCGAGAGCTCGGATAAGGCGTGTGGGGATGCTTCCATATTGCTAACGAAGTTGGCCTTGGCTAGGCATAGCACGGATAACGTTAGCGTCGTCGTCGTtgatttgaagaaaaatcagCAACCACAGTAATATAGAATCATAGAAGACTAATATtacctgaaaaaaaaaaacgtagttttttttactatttttggaaaattgtaAGATGTAGAGTTTCGATTTCCTTCTTGATTGGGATATCAaattgaaggaaaagaaaagaaaatgtgaattttattttatctttttttttcctgattTTGTTCAAtgtcaaaatattttggtaattaatttttcagattatcacccaaaaaagaaagttattcTAAAGATAAGTTCGTTCTAAGTATGAATTAATGATAATTGAGTAATGTTAAATGTCATTCAACACAAATAGATGTAGGGACATGGGAGTCACTAAGTTTGACCACAATATgttttaattaacttaatttaatcatCGGTTTGACTTAATAACAGagtgaatattttattcctaTTAATTTACAGAACTGTGTTTCTCACCATTCATATGGGCCGTCAAATCTACACCACTTTATATTTTCAACCTCatgaagaaataaattaataatttatttatttaaagataattaaaacgATTTGTGTTTTGATTCCttattgatatatataatatttatatattaatttataaataaataaatataagtaTTGTATATTAACAATGTATCAAATAtacttataattaaaattttatttaatatactatttttatcaaattcaacataataaTATACTAATGATAATCTTTTAAGCGAATAATATATGGGTATCAAGTAAGGGTAATTTGATAATATTCGGATATTAACATACTCAGTTATATTCGAATTCGAAATAAATAGTAAACTTTCAACTCGAATTCATTCAAAActtgaatataaaattatataatcgATTTGGATATATGCGAGTACTCAATTCATAGCTGACTAAGGAttgattgatattttatttttaatttttaagagaAAGGATAAAGCAAGGACAAATAAAGCCCCAGGAGAATAAGAAAAGAGATTGGAGGGTCAACTTGGTTGATGATAAGTAGTAATGGCAAACTGCTTTAGGGCAGATTGATTTTCCATGGGGTTCCCACCAATtccttttttcatttgattctCTATTTTTCCTTGGACAAGATGATAATTGTGGGGCCTCACGAGGCATCAATCCAATTGGGTTATAACACGTGGCCTTTGGTCTGGAAGATGCGGCTTAAGGAATCGCAATCCCTTTGCTGGCGTAGATTTTGTTTAGATTTGATGTTGATGGCAACATGGAATTTGCCGTGggattgtctctctctctctatatctTTTGCGAACCTTCTTTCCattcaaaaatcatttatattatattttatgtgaaaaaattataaattttttattatatttaattttttaaaaatttatattcaaataaaattttaattttaacaaaatattaattaatgtaataaGACTCAATATTAATGatatttcttaataaataaatttgttatgagctaacattttatatttta
Proteins encoded in this region:
- the LOC18586065 gene encoding tropinone reductase homolog At5g06060 — translated: MAETACSSKIKTSRWSLNGMTALVTGGTRGIGHAIVEELAGLGAAVYTCSRNEAELNKCLKEWEGKGFLVSGSVCDASSKDQRQKLVENVASLFNGRLNILVNNVGTNIRKPTIEYSAEEYSKLITTNFESSYHLCQLAHPLLKASQVGSIVFISSVAGVMHIGSGSIYGPTKAAINQLTKNLACEWAKDNIRTNCVAPWYIRTSLVEHLLEKKELLEKIITRTPLQRVGEPEEVSSIVAFLCLPASSYITGQVISVDGGLTVNALNPGMRLD
- the LOC18586066 gene encoding protein phosphatase 2C 37, producing MAGICCGVVGESEAATPVETTSRASRRRRMELRPFKLVADAAVQSPLENGRKRQKIELDLLLPSSPRDCNNAVQNSDAKKLNGVNCNGTVKLESENSVEEEKVWPKFGMTSVCGRRRDMEDAVSIHPSFCKQSYQVQISSDIHFFGVFDGHGCSHVAMMCRDRFHEIVKEEIESWGEKAVEWKQTMERSFERMDKEVQDWTVDAKESSSCRCELQTPQCDAVGSTAVVAIVTPDKIIVANCGDSRAVLCRNGSAIPLSCDHKPDRPDELLRIQEAGGRVIYWDGPRVLGVLAMSRAIGDNYLKPFVIPDPEVTITERKCEDECLILASDGLWDVVTNDTACGVARMCLRAQKPPSPPGSPGSDAAVRGGAAESSDKACGDASILLTKLALARHSTDNVSVVVVDLKKNQQPQ